ATAGCTATCTATATTCTGccgataacaaaaaaaaaaatgtaagtggggGGTCACTGAACAGATGTCGAGGACACAACAAGAGATCTGTTTGATCATGTCTGATAAAACATGTCGGTAAATCTGGTAAATATTAACTCAATCAGTAAACAGGACAGTTTGCATTTGGTCTGAATCAAGGCACCATCATTATTGTTCCCTCCACTTAttacatacatttctgttttgctcaaAATTGTTAAGTTGTATTACAATTTTTCCAAAGAATAGCCCCAGTGTACTCTAGCACCTATAATGAAAGGTCATGCTGCTAATAGAATTATACTATGCAGGGTAAGGATTATGACAAAACATTGCACACTCAGATTGGTGCAACATTGACACAGAAATAGGATTTACATTTAGTTAAGATATTGCGGCATTTTTCTGGAAAGagtaaaacaacttaaaaaaaaggtCTCCTTACAGAGTTAATGTAAGTTTCTTGCTTATTATATAACAAATGTTTCTTGTGTGTTATATACATCCTTGCTATTGTTTTGTAAAGGCCcgacatcaaaaaataaataagtatataaaaCCTAGGCTATTGTATTAAGAGAGAGTTAAAGAAACCGAACACCAGTAGCTTCATACAAATGCAGACAGTGGTGATTGTTGTGGCACAGGGAACtcattttttaatgcagtagTTCGGTGGTTCGATAAATGTTACCAGTCCATATTAAACTCTGCTGGGTTAGGATTTGCAACAAACACAGCCATAGCAAACATCATTAAATGAGCATCTATCATCACTATCAGCGTTAATCACAATGTGTCATTTCCAACATTGTGGCAGTGTTTTTACTTTATTCCTACACTAATCCAGTTGCTTCAAAGCTGCATTATCTATtaatttataaatttttttttttttttttttttttttttttttgtagatgccGGAGTTTCAGAAAAAAACGGTTCACATCAAGGACCCAGAGAGAGTGGAGGAGATTATCTGTGGCCTTATCAAAGGAGGAGCTGCCAAACTCCAGGTAGATAAAATTACACTGACTTCCCTTTGCCTCTTCAGTGTTAAACAAGAAGTTCATGATAAGTCTGCAGACAGCAGTGCAGTCTGTTCTAATACATGCAAGATAGTGAAGTCAGTCTTGCGCAGattcaaaaaaaatattaaaaaacaagcagTGTTGGCATTTAAACCCTTCTGTTCTTCTAGGTTGCAGTTTTTATCTCTTACATGTCACACACAATTTccgactccatcaccagttttctgatacaaagcccttCTCGTCAGCGTTACCATGTACTTGTTTATCCATCACAGCccgcgtttatttatttatttttgtttgcatgccaaatcagtctgtctatTGTGCAgttactgtgatgtattttttttttttttaatctgtgatcttttgttgcttttatgcatttttatttgcaagtgaactgtaacattagggccttatcgagcactatattctgcaattgaGTACTGACTTTGGAggctgttttaattctggaaactggtgttttaatcttttgctaaactgcattgccttttacgttgtacgcagttctgtgcttgggtaacattttgatttaattttgttaaatcattactggggaattttacatacttctacaatacgtaccagatttaaaagtacatACTGTATTACGGTCCatgtgtcgtctcttttggcaagtgatattttcagaatcatattctgaattaaaatactgttgaaaatatagcactgtaccaacaaaaccaactacagtacatctaaatggaagcctacttattttaaaaagtaattttcagCTGTGTCATTTTGagattgtatctttttttgtgttccctgaaaaaacagacacGGGTTGGAACGGGACCAAaatgtcactgaagtcaaaattttatagggttggattatattttaaatgacttgtaTAACCATCTTAATTTGTTATCTTTGATAATTTTGCAGATTATTACAGACTTTGATATGACGTTAAGTAAGTTCTCCAACAATGGTAAAAGGTACCCCACATGTCACAGTAAGTGTCTCTTACCTAAAGACTAACACGTTCAAATActgggttttattgttttatagcaCTTTAAAAATGAGCTCTGAAATGTAGGaagtatatttatatagagagagtGCTGTCTGGAATCTTGTGGCACAAATGACAAGGAATGATCAAATAacctttttaatttgcattttactaattattttactatttatttaatcTCAAAGCAGTTTCCTTTAAAATGAAACGTTATTTTGGACTTTATGTAAAATAGGCTGTATTTAAAACCAAATACAAGAGTACATTATGTCATACAGTtctttgctaaaaaataaatattttattttaaagcgcACGCAAAAAATCTGAAGTCAAACAGTTCTTGAATAGTTTGTTCAACAGCACCTCCTGCTTAGTCTATTCCACCTGTTTAATGGTAAACTCAGCCAGACAGCTCACTCCGTGTTCACTGGTTTCTGTTGAATGGAAGTTCATTGATTCAGTAACTGTTACACCTGCAGTGTACAGTAAGTAAGACCATTGTTTATCCCAATACTGTAGATCAAATATGCAAAGTCCTAAAAGCATCAACAAGTaaaccaaagtgtttttttttttaaacaaaaacattttaccaaCAGACGTTATTGACAACTGCAGAATGGTCACAGAAGAATGCCGaaagaaggtaaaaacaagtCTGGTTCTATATTTTCATTCTAGCTGATATTGTTATTAAGGCACATAGAGTTAAAGATTAAAGGGCCTGtacagttattgtttttttcttcacatatttaatatgtttattaatatttgaaAGCATCGGCTGTATagtaatatttgaaaatatcagttGTCAGTTGCCCACCACCAAAAAGTCATTTAATTGCCAAGATTGGGAAGAAATCCTAACGTTTCTGATTGTAAAACATGAagacaatcctttttttttttttttttttttttttttttttttcattctgatgtAGCAGAGCTTGAAGATGGCACTGATAACCTACTGTTGCCGGTACTTGGTGCTGTTTGGCTAACAAAGCACTTGTGTCTTGGCAGCTAAAGCTACTGGAATGTAAATAGTTAAACCACAGAggaatataaaatacacagaattgtagtgtagtgtagtgtaaaATCAAACATGATTGCTGCCACAACGGGTTtacatattgaaatgtattgtataatatttTCTACTTGTTCCATGCAGCTGCTGCAACTTAAAAACACATACTATCCCATTGAAATCGACCCTAATCTCACTGTAGAGGAAAAGTTCCCTTTCATGGTGGAGTGGTAAGTTACAGAAGGAACATTTTGTAAACTGAAAGCCAAAAACTTAAAGATAAAtaataagttactgtaataattatagcatacatttgattttaaattctgAACTCAGCTGTAAGTGTTAGATGTTGTTGTCCTGTCAGCAATTAAACATTATTAGGGGTTGTGCCATTTTAATGTCTGGATTTCTGCACACCATCGGTTTGGAAAACCTTTACGTTCTCATTCAGCCTTGCTCTGCTCTACTCATTCATTTGTAGGTATTTCAAATCCCACACTTTACTGATCGAACAAGGTCTACAGAAAGACAAGCTTCCACAAATTGTGAAGGAATCAGATGCCTGTCTAAGGTagaaggttgtttttgtttttatccgaATGTAAAGTATTCCACACTCCCATCACCTCTATACAGTGTGCACTGCCCAACGCCATGTGGCCTTTCTAGTTGTCCTCAGGGCAACAGACATGTTACCAGGTTATTAGACTGCCTCTTCATTCAAGTGTAGACAGGTTATTACTGTAGTAGGTGATCCATGTTTATGCTGTCGCAGGCAGGACTCCCTGTGAACAAGTTGTTGCATCGGAATAGCTTTTTAGCATGGGCTTAACAAACAAACTGGAACTGATTCTCACTGGAACTGTTTTCCCAAAGTTAATAATAATGTAAcccattacaaaaacaaataaccatGAATGATTTTATGTTGTGTGATCTACTTGTACTGTATGTTCAGTAATTTTCTGTAATAAGCATCCATGCAAATTTTGAACAAATTAAGGTGAACTGTTCCTAAGATACAGCATTCATAAAAGTAACATGTCATGCTATTCGGACATAGGTGAGCTAGATTCTGAAAACCTCAAGAATTTGTTTTAAAGACAGATGTCCTTTCTAAGTTTCATTTCAGTTGGCCAAACAATAATGTAAGTTCTGTTGTCAACACATGAGTTTTTCATAGTGCTGTTTGCTATCAATGTTCATTTAAAGTTTAACCCTAATCCTGTCACCCGTGCTTGTTCGTTCAGAGAGGGCTACGAGCTTTTCTTCGATAAGCTTCAGGAGCACAGTGTCCCCATGTTTATCTTCTCGGCCGGGCTGGGAGACGTCCTGGAGGAGATCATTCGGCAGGCTGGGGTCTACCACCCCAATGTCAAGGTGGTCTCCAACTTCATGGATTTTGACAAGCACGTAAGTGCGGAGAAAGAGAATCAGTTATATCGTACTCTAGTAACAAGGGCCATTTTCACACATGTGCTTATGAACTCCTAGGACATACCTCAAAATTCCTGAAATAATTTAGTGAAGTATGGAATCCAGAGTTCCATTATAAGACAGGCTTAATATTCTGCCTATTGAGTATTTAATTTAGAATCATCAGTACATAGGAATTGCTACATTGCTCCCACACCTGAAAAGTTACCTTTAACTGTctatagattattttttaaattcatatcgATAGGTGTTGATGTGAATGGCATAATTAAccaaaataaagtactgtaactGACATGTTGGTAAATTTACGTGATCAGATTGTGTCAACGGAATTAAATAACATGCTGTGATCAACCATGGGAAGCAAGCAgataattatgttattaaaataatactgtCACATAAATAATGTGACGAAACTTAAATCCAACTTGACAGTAAAGGTTGTGCTTTGTTTTAAAGGGCGTGTTAAAAGGTTTCAAGGGAGAACTAATCCATGTGTATAACAAGCATGATGGAGCCCTGAAGAACACTGAATACTTCAAGCAGTTAAGGGACAACTGCAACATTATTCTCCTGGGAGATTCGCTTGGTGACCTGAACATGGCAGATGGAGTGCCGAATGTAGAAAACATTCTCAAGATTGGCTTTTTAAATGATAAGGTATGGGACATTTATTGTCTATAATACCAATATTAAAGTAAGATCAGGTTTTGTCAGGGGACAAATAAAGGGCTTGCCTCTTAGGATAATCAGTTCCTACTGATTCTCTTTCAGAGAATATAAACAGTCAAGCAGCTTAATTATTCCCAATTTTAAAACACTTCCGGTATATGACTTAATATAAATGAATGTCCCACAAAGAAATTCAGAATGCAGAATTCTCACAAAGGATAAGTGACAATTGTTGGCAGCAGCTTTAAAAGGACAAAGCCATTATGCCCCGCCTTCATTGTTAACCCTAAGTCAATAAATTGATGTATTCTTCTTTATAAATTAGTGTTTTCCAGCAAGCAGCATATATCACGGTTAAGGTTAGATATAAATTAGAACTCTGATTTATATACAGAAAGCTGGATATTTTATAGTACTAACTATTATTAGTTGTAATTGAAATTACTTATCAACTAAAAAATGGTTATCaattaaaggaaataaaatgtgaatatatCATTGTCCTGTATCTTTTTCATGCCCAGGTGGAGGAACTCTTGGAAAAGTATTTGGACTCTTATGATATTGTTTTGGTGAAGGATGAAACTTTGGAGGTGCCCAATTCCATCCTTCAGAAGATTCTTTAACAATTGGCCTGGTCAGAAACACTGGACTAAGCAAAAGCTCCTCACTGCCTTAAAACCTTGGTGTATTTAGTGTTATCATAAAGCATGTGAAGATCTTTTACAGcaaatgttttatctttttttttaatggtgttcaATTAATAAAGGAACATTACAAGACTGCCATGTTTTTTCATGTATAATGTATAACccattgataacactatgtaacacaatttttgttcctgggtagtaagtgttatttcctaattgcttatgcctcaaaagtatagaaaatggctattattccccaaaaactttgcttttgtgaccaggacagtgatatttcaaaatatcgctatttccaatgggaaaacgggcaaatgtgtgtcttttcgttcacataaagtcagaaaaaaacaacatataaatccaaattaacatgtatttatactaaagtaatacaaaaatgacaacaaagatttagaagtgagtagtttttcgagatttacgattatactctaatttggattcatatgttgttttttttctgactttatgtgaacgaaaagacacacacctgcctgttttcccattggaaatagcgatattttgaaatatcactgtcctggtcacaaaagcaaagtttttggggaataatagccattttctatacttttgaggcataagcaattaggaaataacacttactacccaggaacaaaaaaaataaaatttgttacacggtgtaatacatgaatgaaatatatacaaattatgaATTATTCCTCTCTGCTTACTGGGATTTTAGACTGTCAGTAAATATTGGTCggctagggtgtcctcggctctccgcgcaccagcgacccctgtagtctggccgggtgcctgagGGCTTGCCTGTGTGCTGCCCTGAGCTGCGTTGTCTTCCGACGcagtagctctgaggtggctgcatggtgagtctgaaGTGTGAAAAGAGACAGTTGGCTGACGACACATGCTTCGGAGGGCAGTGTGTTAGTCTTCACTGCTCTCAAGTCAGTGCAGGGATGGTAGCGTTGAGCCGAGCTTAAGTAATAATTTGATATtctaaaattgggagaaaataataaaaagtaattgccgactaccaagtttaaaaaaaaaataaaaatctgcacaCTATCTTGGCCAACGTAAAAAGCACTTGGCTTTTACTTTTCGCAGTGTGCAAAGTGTCCACgccatattaaatatattatgaaGGCAATTTTACCACAGTGGAAAATCAGAACCCTTCTCTTATATTgttcctttattaaaaataaataaataggcaataTGTCTACTTTGTATCTGGGATTTATACTACCtccaaaaatgtaaagaaattatTTTGGTTTGTACTATGATGATGTATTTAGTCATTTGCATGTTTGTTCCTTTTTGAACTTTTAAGTTgtattgtggaaaaaaaaatagactttgaTATAGCCGAGAatgattttacttatttattgttttacttgcattttattttcaatgcatATTCATGGCTGACAATTTGGAAAAATGGTATGTTTCCATTACTTTTACATAAATATTCACAACCTGTGCTTTTCTGATTCTAAATGAATCattactgtatttagaaaaagCTTGACATCCATTTACCTTTATCAAAAGGCCAAGGATCCATGAAGGGAGTTTTGCCTGGAAGTGACAGCTAAATATCAAATATTTACTCGAAGTTATTTGAACTATTTTTCACATTCTTGTTTTTCTCATACGGGTGGTATCTTATGTGTATCCATTTGTATAATTTTTCAAATGTTAAGGTAATTGTTCTACTTTGCATCCACAACTTCAGTATGTTGTTTAGCACTGAAAGATGCCATTGTtcacacacattacaaaataatgtagtgGCTGGTTAAGATATAACAAAGGCTGTTTCCTTGGGATTGTTTGCCAGAATGTGATCAAACTTCACATGGGTTACAATAATGTAATGTACATACTATCCGTGTAGATCACACGTAAGATAGTGATAGTACACATATGTTACTTTGGTGATGTTCACAGGGGCATAACTTGAGACCTCCAAACATTCACTTACTTCAACCTGAACCAGATTCAAACTGAGGACTCCCAGTGGAATCCACAAAGAGCTTTGGGATTTCATGCAGGTATAATAAACTGTCGAAGATTTTACCTTATAGAATAATGCAGGCCCTCTATGTAGGTCCACTAGCTGTTTATCATGGTTTTCAAGATGAACTAATCATAGTAAACTCCAGTACTTTGGTTAACAAAGTCATACAAAAGGTGCACTAACACACTAAACCTTAAAATTTAAATACCTCTTTTGTGGTGTCTgtttgtcaacattttttttatcattatggGGTAACAATAATgagtgtacagttttttttttaagaaacatggCAGGTTTGTTAAACaagtagaaaatacatttttaaagaactaCTCAATTACCACCATATTTGAACCCCTCCCCCCTAGGAATAATACATACAAGTAATACTGCCTCTTCACAAGAATTACAGAACCTTGAAAGACTTCACACATTACATTATAATCATCTTCACACACTTGCTTAAAGTACCACATCATTGCTGTGTTacccgtttgacaatgtgggcaataatccttatgctatcagtgcactagagcagacattttgaaaagagctttgaaacagactttaaagttacaaatgtaaaaagttgtcagaatgttataggttacaggtatgttatttaaacagttatagcaacacagggatgtgtaacgctatattttttcagaaccctgctacttactcttgaaAGGGTAACAAGACTGGGTAGAAGTGTTTCACAAAAGATAAAATCGCCGCTATGAAACgtgcagtgctttaaaaaaaaaaaaaaaatctttctacgTCGACAACACGCACTACTAAAAGGCACAGAGAGGTAAAtccaaaattgaacttttttttttttaaatgaacttgaAAATAAGATCCAGGGTTGGGTACCTGGTTCTCTTGGCCTTTTTTGaataactggaaaaaaacaaaggttGCTCATATCGATAGTTACTGCTTTCCTTGCCATCCTCTCAAAAAGCACTAGAGGAGCAAACGCcacatttaaacaatttagattagttttgtttttgcagctgttTACACAAAAGATGTTCACCTTATCTTTGTAGCCACTAGAACTTCCAAGCAATTGCTTCAACACAACACAGATTCTTtctgcaaggatggaaataagtacatgcagagcagtttgatccattcctggttttactacaagttaaTAAAACATACCTTAGCTTCTTACCTGTAGACTGTGGCTAATgtccttatttccatccctttccAGTTGAGTAAGTCCACTCAACAGATAAACCTCTTGGCAGAGACCAGTTCCAAACGGTCAGTAGATAATGAAGAATATGTTACTTCATCTAATAACAGATGAACGAATGGAAACTTTGT
This Polyodon spathula isolate WHYD16114869_AA chromosome 3, ASM1765450v1, whole genome shotgun sequence DNA region includes the following protein-coding sequences:
- the LOC121312928 gene encoding cytosolic 5'-nucleotidase 3-like isoform X2; the protein is MEKTAVVKVGAVASASVCALFGGLVLAQYIFTKKKKAGRKTKIIEMMPEFQKKTVHIKDPERVEEIICGLIKGGAAKLQIITDFDMTLSKFSNNGKRYPTCHNVIDNCRMVTEECRKKLLQLKNTYYPIEIDPNLTVEEKFPFMVEWYFKSHTLLIEQGLQKDKLPQIVKESDACLREGYELFFDKLQEHSVPMFIFSAGLGDVLEEIIRQAGVYHPNVKVVSNFMDFDKHGVLKGFKGELIHVYNKHDGALKNTEYFKQLRDNCNIILLGDSLGDLNMADGVPNVENILKIGFLNDKVEELLEKYLDSYDIVLVKDETLEVPNSILQKIL
- the LOC121312928 gene encoding cytosolic 5'-nucleotidase 3-like isoform X1 is translated as MRVLLWPWMLLISSAVHFYSESRTEESRHTAGFLFSCFHPKQLTFRFAIQLNLHCQIEEMPEFQKKTVHIKDPERVEEIICGLIKGGAAKLQIITDFDMTLSKFSNNGKRYPTCHNVIDNCRMVTEECRKKLLQLKNTYYPIEIDPNLTVEEKFPFMVEWYFKSHTLLIEQGLQKDKLPQIVKESDACLREGYELFFDKLQEHSVPMFIFSAGLGDVLEEIIRQAGVYHPNVKVVSNFMDFDKHGVLKGFKGELIHVYNKHDGALKNTEYFKQLRDNCNIILLGDSLGDLNMADGVPNVENILKIGFLNDKVEELLEKYLDSYDIVLVKDETLEVPNSILQKIL
- the LOC121312928 gene encoding cytosolic 5'-nucleotidase 3-like isoform X3; this encodes MPEFQKKTVHIKDPERVEEIICGLIKGGAAKLQIITDFDMTLSKFSNNGKRYPTCHNVIDNCRMVTEECRKKLLQLKNTYYPIEIDPNLTVEEKFPFMVEWYFKSHTLLIEQGLQKDKLPQIVKESDACLREGYELFFDKLQEHSVPMFIFSAGLGDVLEEIIRQAGVYHPNVKVVSNFMDFDKHGVLKGFKGELIHVYNKHDGALKNTEYFKQLRDNCNIILLGDSLGDLNMADGVPNVENILKIGFLNDKVEELLEKYLDSYDIVLVKDETLEVPNSILQKIL